One Salvia splendens isolate huo1 chromosome 12, SspV2, whole genome shotgun sequence genomic window carries:
- the LOC121758032 gene encoding 1-aminocyclopropane-1-carboxylate synthase-like, which produces MLSRKVTSHGQDSSYFLGWQEYEKNPFDPIHNPSGIIQMGLAENQLSFDLLESWIEENQESNWYRKQGGSVFRELALFQDYHGLPEFKKVLAEYMSEIRGNKVKFDVDKLVLTAGSTSANEILMFCLAEPGEAFLIPTPYYPGFDRDLKWRTGVEIIPIHTSSSNNFTITKPSLQEAFQRAQTLNLKVKGLFLTNPSNPLGTTLSLQELHLLLFFSLSHSLHIVSDEIYSATASFPTPSFIETLSRLLPDPLHPAWSRLHVVSSLSKDLGLPGFRIGAIYSHNAELVAAATKMSSFGLVSSQSQFLLSRILADKPFIRGYARENRRRLGRRRGVMQAGLREAGLHCLRGEAGLFCWVDMRGMMGPAATFEAEAELWRKMVMEFGVNVAPGASCHCSEPGWFRVCFANVAEETLREALRRIKAVVADAGIRR; this is translated from the exons ATGCTGTCTAGGAAAGTTACATCACATGGCCAAGACTCCTCCTACTTCCTAGGATGGCAAGAATACGAGAAAAACCCGTTCGACCCCATCCACAACCCATCCGGGATCATCCAGATGGGCCTCGCTGAGAATCag CTTTCTTTCGATCTTCTTGAGTCTTGGATCGAAGAAAATCAAGAATCGAATTGGTATCGAAAACAAGGTGGATCTGTGTTTAGGGAGTTAGCTCTTTTCCAAGACTATCATGGCCTTCCTGAATTCAAGAAA GTGCTGGCAGAATACATGTCTGAAATAAGAGGAAATAAGGTGAAATTTGATGTGGACAAGCTGGTTCTTACAGCAGGTTCAACCTCAGCAAATGAGATTCTCATGTTTTGTCTGGCCGAACCGGGAGAAGCGTTCTTGATCCCGACTCCATATTATCCAGG gtTTGACAGGGACTTGAAGTGGAGAACCGGAGTGGAAATCATCCCAATCCACACCTCAAGCTCCAACAACTTCACCATCACCAAACCCTCTTTACAAGAAGCCTTCCAAAGAGCCCAAACCCTAAACCTCAAAGTAAAAGGCCTCTTCCTAACCAACCCCTCCAACCCCCTCGGCACCACCCTCTCCCTTCAAGAACTCcacctcctcctcttcttctccctctcccacTCCCTCCACATCGTCAGCGACGAGATCTACTCCGCCACCGCCTCCTTCCCCACCCCCTCCTTCATCGAAACCCTCTCCCGCCTCCTCCCCGACCCCCTCCACCCTGCCTGGTCCCGCCTCCATGTCGTCTCCTCCCTCTCCAAGGACCTCGGCCTCCCCGGCTTCCGCATTGGCGCGATATACTCGCACAATGCGGAGCTTGTGGCGGCCGCGACGAAAATGTCCAGCTTTGGGCTTGTTTCGTCGCAGTCGCAGTTTCTCCTATCGCGTATCCTCGCGGATAAACCATTTATCCGGGGTTACGCGAGAGAGAATAGGAGGAGGCTGGGGAGGAGGCGGGGGGTGATGCAGGCCGGGCTCAGGGAGGCCGGCCTGCATTGTCTGAGGGGGGAGGCGGGGCTGTTTTGTTGGGTGGATATGAGGGGGATGATGGGGCCCGCCGCGACGTtcgaggcggaggcggagctgTGGAGGAAGATGGTGATGGAGTTTGGGGTGAATGTGGCGCCCGGGGCGTCGTGCCATTGCTCGGAGCCCGGGTGGTTTAGGGTTTGCTTCGCGAATGTGGCGGAGGAGACGCTGAGGGAGGCGTTGAGGCGGATTAAGGCCGTCGTGGCGGATGCCGGGATCCGCCGGTGA
- the LOC121759728 gene encoding probable pectin methylesterase CGR3 gives MAARRPINPSRRISETGAVLSSSSLQSRSRSPYLSIALILGALFVIGYLYRGQGGFGNPKALNRAEGDVSCTIEVERAIPILKKVYGNSILKVLHVGPETCFVVSRLIKEEGTEAFGVEPYDVEDADEACKRLVHKGLVRVADIKFPLPYKAKSFPLVIVSDALDYLSPRYLNRSLPALTRLSSDGLVIFTGHPRKQKSKSVDKAKYGCSAKLRSSTWWIRYFLQMSLEENEAATKKFEQAAAKRSFTSNCQIFHLKSYR, from the exons ATGGCAGCTAGAAGGCCGATTAATCCCTCTCGGCGCATATCAGAGACTGGAGCAGTTTTATCATCGTCTTCGTTGCAGTCCAGATCCCGTTCTCCTTATTTGTCGATTGCGCTCATTCTG GGTGCGTTGTTTGTGATTGGTTATCTATATCGCGGCCAAG GTGGTTTTGGAAATCCTAAAGCCCTGAATCGCGCGGAAG GAGATGTTTCATGCACTATAGAAGTTGAGCGTGCCATTCCGATTCTAAAAAAAGTATATGGTAACAGTATACTCAAGGTGTTGCATGTTGGTCCAGAGACTTGTTTTGTTGTTTCAAGATTGATAAAGGAGGAAGGCACTGAAGCTTTTGGTGTGGAACCATATGATGTTGAAGATGCTGATGAGGCATGCAAGAGACTGGTGCACAAAGGCCTTGTTCGTGTGGCTGATATCAAATTTCCTCTTCCCTACAAGGcaaaatcatttcctcttgTCATTGTGTCGGATGCGTTGGATTACTTGTCTCCGAGATATCTCAACAGGAGCCTGCCTGCATTAACAAGGCTATCATCTGATGGTCTGGTCATATTCACGG GGCATCCGCGCAAACAAAAATCAAAGTCTGTTGATAAAGCCAAATATGGATGTTCT GCTAAGTTGAGAAGTTCGACATGGTGGATAAGATATTTTCTTCAGATGAGCCTAGAGGAGAACGAAGCTGCAACGAAGAAGTTTGAGCAAGCTGCAGCAAAGAGATCATTCACCTCAAATTGCCAAATATTTCATCTCAAGTCTTACCGATGA